TTTTTATCCACATGCCAGAAGAAATCAAATCTAATATGTATGATACATCTAATCATTTTGAGCAGTTCTGATCACGAGGGCGTTATACTACCCaccagggaaaacagaaacaatGAAAGGAGAAAACCATTACCCTGAAAGAAAGCTCCAGGTTCTCTCCCCCCCACACTTCCATGCCCATGTCGTAAGTGCCAAGGTACTCAAAGTAGGCCCTGCTCACAGAAAACAGGCCGCCTGCCATGGTGGGAGATCTGTGAAACGTGGAGGAGGGTAAGATTGGTAGAACATCAGAGATTTCCATCAGCACATGCTTGCCAATTCTACAGCAGGTAAGGGCTACTTAGCGTGCCATCACTGACCCTGGACAGCCACCAGGCTTTCAGGAGCTGAGTCAGAATCTATTTGTGAGCAGCAACGAGTATGTGCCACCGAGGTACACATGAATTATTAATATTCACATTCATTCAGCCTTTGAAGCCCATGTTTACTGCAGTCACTAAGAGGGATGGTAACATAAGGACATAATGTGTCTTTTCAAACACATCCGCAAACCGCCAAAAACAGAGACCCATGCCTGCCCTCTACCGGCTTAAGGGTTCAGAACTGTTCCTTCGACTGCCAAGAAAAGTGGCAGTCTGGTGCTCTCAGAGAGGTTGACTGAGCACCAACCTAATGGGGTCAGTGCGGGATTTCCGTCTCTTGCGGTCCACTTCAGGCACCGAGTGCCACTGGAAGGTGAGCCGCCAATCAAATCCACCCACCATGGGCTCGTCAGTTTGCATGTAAAACTCGAACGTGTTCCAGTCAATGGTGTCAATCACCGGGCATATGACAGTACTCTCATTCTGTCTGATCCTGCAAAAGAGAACACGAAAACCAGGATAGAAGATGAACATTCAAGTTGCAAAACAACCCTGCTTCTTATAACTGTGTATATGCTTCTTATAGAACTCTTAGGCTAAACCATCTCTACATAGAGATCACTGAAGTAATTGCTTTGagggaaaaaaaggaaaagtgTTACTGTCCTGGGCCCCGTAATCAGGAAGTAGAAAAACTAGCACATAAATGGACAAACAGAGCATTACACATGCCAGGCCTTGGAGGGAGGAGCTTGTAGAACTGCTAGGATAAAGGAAGTATGATTGACGGAAGTAAGTTGATTCATTTGGTGGCAGTTTAGCAGAACTTTGTAAGAACTGTTACAGCAGCACTAACTAACAAAATAGTTCACAACAGTCCAACAGATCAGTCTTTCTTCTCCATTTCTGTCCTTCCTTTACTGGAACATTAAACAGAAGCACATGCGTCCTGCTGGGCATCACGTGAGAATGTTTTCATGGATTTTCCTAACTCGAATGTAATCTCAAATCATCAACATGTGTGATCCCTACAAACCAGCCAACAAGATACAAACCCAGTGGAGATAAGAACCCAGACAGTGCTAGGATGCCAGCTGTGGaatttcattcttttttttctgttcaGTCGTAAATCTTGGCCTCAGATCACAGATACGGTTTGAAAGGGGACATGAGACTGTCGTAGGCTGAACAGTCGCTCACCCATTGTGTAGGGTAATGGATATAGGGTGATGGCTGTGGTGTAAGCCCCCTGCACCCTAACCTTcaccctaatcctaatcctaatccagCAAGTTCTGGTGAGCGGAGGATGACTGCCGCGCCCTGCCTCATTACGTTAGCAGCAGACAGATTCAAACTGCAAACGTCCTGACCTACATCCTTCTTTTAACCCCTGGCAGCtcgttaaaaaaagaaaatcctCATGTCAGTCAACCACTGAATGTTCGTTTAACGGTGCAGGAGTAATCGGTGAGATTGTCTGAACATACCTGTCTAGGAGGGGCTCGATCCAGCCTGGTACACACTCGCAGTGGCAGTCCAGGAACGTCAGCACATCTCCCGTGGCATAGGTGGCGCCGATGAGCCGGGCTCGGACCAGGCCCTCCCTCCTATTGGTACGGATAAGGCGCACTCGCTCCAAGTTGCTTATGTACACCTCCAGCTGGGACTTCAGATAGCCTGCCAATGCCAGCAAGACACCTCAAGTTTTATTGACAAGACCTGCACAGTACTCAAACATTTTAGAGAACACCTGATCCATCAACTGTTCATTAACTATTATTTGGTAGCAAATCGACTGAAAAACAATACTAGAGGAGCTCATGATGAAAATGTGAATGTGTAGTTGCTGTCAGTTCTGCTGTCAAAATCACAGTACTGGTCTACTAATTCAAATTTAAGTTTCATTCTTATATATTATAAGATTGAAACATTATTCTTTTTTTCTACCACTACATCTTCCTAATCTACTTCTACATTGTACTTAAAAACAAGCAATTTCTTTTGAATGATTTAGCTATAATTACATACTCTTAGAAACATGATTCAGAGAAGGGTAAAAACCACCCAGCAATTGCAAAACTATTTTTCCCCCCAGTAAGAGAAGCATGTCTTCAGAATGACTCGAAATTTCTGGAAGGCCACTGCAGAGGAAATAGTTTCTTATGAGATCAGTTAAGTCTTATGAGACTCAACCTCACAGCAGTAGTGTAACGTCTGAGAGGAAGACAAGATCTAATCCAAAGTGCAGACTAATGTTCCTATAAACAACAGGGAGTGAGACTAGATGAAgttccctccctcacacacacacatacatcacattcATTTTCGGTCTCACCTCTGTCACTGAAGTCATCAACCAGTATGACATCTTTCAGAAGAACAGCAGGCGTGGTCTCCAGCACACTGTGGATGGTTCTGAGCAGGGTTGACCAGGCCTCATTATAGAAGGCGATGATCACTGACGTGGTAGGAAGATGACGGATATCATACTTCTTGTTTTTACATCTGCGTGTAAACAGTGGAAAACGGAAATTATTAGCCTTCGGGCAATTCTTTAAGCAAACAAAAACCAGACAAGAAATCAGAGCTTCTACCGTGTAAAATGAGGCACGTGTTCAAGAGCAAAGCCAAACCAacgttaataaatatttaacatccTGTTATACATACTAGAGGCAGTTCTGCGCAACTGaaggatttctcttttctttctccttttatGAGGATGGGATTACAGAAAGACATTAAAAACTCAGGGTACTGATCCACTGAAAGAAAGGACGGAGGCACAAGACGCAGCAAAAGGCTCTTAGCGTGTCACCTACACATGCCTGAGCTGTTCTCACAGGGGTCTGGGGAACAGGCGTGAGAGTGCAGTGGCTAAGGGGGAGAGGCAGCATTGCCCTTGACTAAACAGAGAATGACAGCTTAAGCTTTTATGGCTGCTACTGGACTCAGTCCAATGCACTATAAGGGCTACAATGGCGGAGGCACCTCGCTTTCACCAAGAAGCACTGAATATCTAGCACGGATGTTTTCGAGGATCACTCATCACGAGAGACAATGAAAGAAAAGCAGCAAGGACAGAAAACAAGCAGGTTAATGCATGTTATGAGTGACTTGGAGACAGGCACAGGCTTGCCCAGGAGCACATCTGAAAAGAAGGTGTCAAAATTTTACAGCAACCGACAAGAATCACAGGTGATGCCAAAGCACCTCTCAGCACACGGCTTTGGAGACAACTCAAGCCCGGCCAAAAGACTGTGAGGGACAACTGCACTTAGTTCATGTCACTCCCTGACTTCCAGAgaattctttaaaaaaatgttttcttaaTTAATACATTCATTAGCAAGAGACTCATTAGCAAATAGAGACACCTCATCACCAGCGGAAGATCTTTCAGGGCCGACAGGTCACCCATGACTCACGGCTGGAAAGGCAGACAAGTTTTATGCAcacgtgtctgtgtctgattACAGAGGACTCGCCACGTAATGTAACCACACAGTGAATGAGCTGCTCCCTGGGGACGTGGGAGTGTCTGGAGAACACACATGTGGAGAGTCACTGGAGCGTGTTCCAAGAACGTCATAAACAAGTGCTGCATTCTCATTGGCTGGCAGGCTGTCTGGGCAACGTGGTTACGTGGATTGCTATGGCGATCCATGTCAATGGAATGAACCACTACATAAATTCTACTGTGTGGTTCATGTGCGATAAAGCATTTCTTAGTTCATCAGGGTTTTCACAATTCATGCAGAAAGCAGGACTAAAGGATGCAGAGGCCATTATTGAAACGATGGGGTTGTGGTTTATTATATAACCCACTGCTTTAATTAAATAGCACTGGAAAAACACATTCTTTAGTATCACACGCTGCTTCTTAAAACTCCTTTACTCAGTATCACGACGAGGAAATCAGTCTAACTCTGATGTAGTTTAACAGACCCAATGGCACACGGCTGGCAGGGGAGAAAGCTGAACTTACTCATGCATCCTGTTATCCTGAATGTGCCGATGGAGAGAAATCTTGTCGCTGACAAAGATGTTGATGGCGTAGCGTTCTACGCTGTCCTGCTCCTGTTTCTTCTCCTCCGAGgtgaggcttagcttagcggctctcccccactctcctgGGACGGAGTCGTCTGCCGGTGGCTTCGTGTAAACTGGACGCAGGAGGTTCTCGTGGTCCTCTTCTGGCGTCCGGGCCGA
This Brachyhypopomus gauderio isolate BG-103 chromosome 6, BGAUD_0.2, whole genome shotgun sequence DNA region includes the following protein-coding sequences:
- the poc1bl gene encoding polypeptide N-acetylgalactosaminyltransferase 4, with protein sequence MRLRWSRKLALLTKACSFLCALWLFYLLLFRTSSVAPAGDAGSIVAWRISARTPEEDHENLLRPVYTKPPADDSVPGEWGRAAKLSLTSEEKKQEQDSVERYAINIFVSDKISLHRHIQDNRMHECKNKKYDIRHLPTTSVIIAFYNEAWSTLLRTIHSVLETTPAVLLKDVILVDDFSDRGYLKSQLEVYISNLERVRLIRTNRREGLVRARLIGATYATGDVLTFLDCHCECVPGWIEPLLDRIRQNESTVICPVIDTIDWNTFEFYMQTDEPMVGGFDWRLTFQWHSVPEVDRKRRKSRTDPIRSPTMAGGLFSVSRAYFEYLGTYDMGMEVWGGENLELSFRVWQCGGSLEIHPCSHVGHVFPKKAPYARPNFLQNTVRAAEVWMDSYKDHFYHRNPPARKETYGDITERILLRERLKCKSFDWYLKNIYPDLHVPEDRDGWHGAVRSHGISSECLDYNAPDHNPTGAHLSLFGCHGQGGNQYFEYTSNKEIRFNSATELCAEVPEGQNYIGMKHCSRDGEPVPLSIIWEFRDDGSIYHPHTNTCITSYRTPKGTTDVQMARCSPEDKNQRWKFE